One window of the Chryseobacterium camelliae genome contains the following:
- a CDS encoding SDR family oxidoreductase, with protein sequence MKIFLTGATGYIGKRLLIQLLSAGHEVICSVRDKKRFDVSPYKNYDHQLSVVEHDYNDPATLSDIDQDIDIAYYLIHSMSANADFSKAEKISAKNFAQTIEKTNCKQVIYLTGIVNEKELSKHLQSRKDVEEELKSDSYALTVLRAGIIIGSGSASFEIIRDLVEKLPVMVAPKWLKTLCQPIAIRNVIEFLIGVIGKAFTYNKHFDIAGPDVLSYKEMLLIFAEERKLKRTIISVPVLSPKLSSYWLYFITSTSYVLAKNLVESMKINVVAEKNDLAEQLGIHLLTYRESLRLSFDKIEQNDVLSTWYDSFGNYRYSKNMWDFLEVPTMGVFKDKKTRKIKDEQKTLDKIFGIGGKNGWYHANYLWNLRGSIDKLFGGVGLRRGRKNSKLISAGDSVDFWRVLYASRTEKRLLLFAEMKVPGEAWLEFRIKDGCLIQEATFRPVGLWGRLYWYAVLPFHGYIFNGMITKLTDDKD encoded by the coding sequence ATGAAAATATTTCTTACCGGCGCAACGGGATATATCGGTAAAAGACTTCTGATTCAGCTTCTGAGTGCCGGCCACGAGGTCATCTGCTCTGTACGGGACAAAAAACGTTTCGATGTATCTCCGTATAAAAATTACGATCATCAGCTGAGCGTGGTCGAACATGACTACAATGATCCGGCTACCTTATCCGATATAGATCAGGATATTGATATTGCCTATTATCTCATCCATTCCATGTCTGCCAATGCGGATTTCAGTAAAGCCGAAAAAATATCCGCTAAAAATTTCGCGCAGACTATTGAAAAGACGAATTGTAAACAGGTGATTTACCTGACCGGTATCGTGAATGAAAAAGAACTTTCGAAGCACCTTCAATCCAGAAAAGATGTTGAGGAAGAACTCAAGTCCGATTCTTATGCCTTAACCGTGCTGCGTGCAGGGATCATCATCGGTTCGGGATCTGCCTCCTTTGAAATTATCCGCGACCTGGTGGAAAAACTTCCTGTGATGGTAGCCCCGAAATGGTTGAAAACACTGTGCCAGCCTATTGCAATCAGGAACGTCATCGAATTCCTGATAGGGGTCATTGGAAAAGCCTTTACGTATAATAAGCATTTCGATATTGCCGGCCCGGATGTGCTTTCCTACAAAGAAATGCTGCTTATCTTTGCGGAAGAACGGAAACTGAAGCGGACGATTATCTCCGTACCGGTCCTCAGCCCTAAATTATCGTCTTACTGGCTGTATTTCATCACCTCAACATCATATGTACTGGCCAAAAACCTGGTTGAGAGCATGAAGATCAATGTTGTGGCAGAAAAAAATGACCTTGCCGAACAGCTGGGCATTCATCTACTCACCTACCGTGAAAGCCTGAGGCTGAGTTTTGACAAAATCGAACAGAATGATGTGCTTTCTACCTGGTACGACTCGTTCGGGAATTACCGGTACTCCAAAAATATGTGGGATTTCCTGGAAGTTCCTACCATGGGGGTTTTTAAAGATAAAAAGACAAGAAAGATCAAAGATGAGCAGAAAACCCTGGACAAGATCTTCGGTATCGGAGGAAAAAACGGATGGTACCATGCCAATTACCTGTGGAACCTCAGGGGAAGCATCGATAAGCTTTTCGGAGGGGTCGGGCTGAGAAGGGGCCGTAAAAATTCCAAACTGATCAGTGCAGGGGACAGTGTGGATTTCTGGCGCGTGCTGTATGCCAGCAGGACAGAGAAAAGGCTGCTGCTGTTTGCAGAAATGAAAGTGCCGGGTGAAGCATGGCTGGAATTCAGGATTAAAGACGGATGTCTGATCCAGGAAGCTACTTTCCGGCCGGTAGGACTCTGGGGAAGATTATACTGGTATGCAGTACTCCCCTTCCACGGCTATATATTCAACGGAATGATCACAAAACTCACGGATGATAAGGATTAA
- a CDS encoding response regulator transcription factor: MKTIYILEDETGIRDALQLLLSFEDYDVRSFSTVEAFNNRDTSAVPDLFILDVMMPDGSGTEVCNQLKNEPATSGIPVMIISAHAKAEQVTKACNADMFVSKPFDIDDVLVKIENLTSSEAGV, from the coding sequence ATGAAGACTATTTATATCCTGGAAGATGAGACAGGCATCAGAGATGCACTCCAATTACTCCTGTCATTTGAAGATTACGATGTGCGTTCTTTTTCTACCGTAGAAGCATTCAACAACAGAGATACTTCAGCTGTGCCTGACCTGTTTATCCTGGATGTAATGATGCCCGACGGATCCGGAACCGAAGTATGCAACCAGCTAAAGAACGAACCGGCAACTTCCGGTATCCCTGTAATGATCATCAGTGCTCACGCCAAAGCGGAACAGGTAACCAAAGCCTGCAATGCGGACATGTTCGTCAGCAAACCTTTTGATATTGATGATGTTCTGGTTAAAATAGAAAACCTGACCAGTTCTGAAGCAGGGGTTTAA
- a CDS encoding glycosyltransferase family 32 protein, with translation MFANNTEAADARLNSTPKKINNMIPKKIHYCWFGGHPKHELAEHCIASWKKIHPDYELVEWNESNAPLEDNNYVKEAFEQKKWAFVSDYVRSKVMYEHGGIYMDTDMELKLPLDEFLDEKAVCGFEVKGVPYSAFWMAEPKHKLAEDFVAYYDRQEGFVERINTDIFSEMLEKEYGADRYSDTIQKLKHDVTLYPSVYFSQDLPSNYVSHHFNGSWFGGDEENTHKKMVNTYGLLERLVNQPGAAKAVDSIINEHKIIDVDQVLDLFPKESIRKYLEKSAPESTGEKSA, from the coding sequence ATTTTTGCAAACAATACCGAGGCGGCAGATGCCCGCCTGAATTCGACACCAAAAAAAATAAATAATATGATTCCGAAGAAAATACACTACTGCTGGTTTGGCGGTCACCCGAAACATGAACTGGCTGAACACTGCATCGCTTCCTGGAAGAAAATCCATCCGGATTACGAACTGGTAGAATGGAACGAGAGCAATGCCCCGCTGGAGGACAACAACTATGTAAAAGAAGCTTTTGAACAGAAAAAATGGGCATTCGTGTCTGATTATGTGCGTTCCAAAGTAATGTACGAACACGGTGGTATCTACATGGATACCGATATGGAGCTCAAACTCCCTCTGGATGAATTCCTGGATGAGAAAGCGGTCTGCGGGTTTGAGGTAAAAGGCGTACCGTATTCCGCATTCTGGATGGCCGAACCTAAACACAAGCTGGCAGAAGACTTTGTGGCCTATTATGACCGGCAGGAAGGCTTTGTAGAACGCATCAATACCGACATTTTCTCTGAAATGCTGGAAAAAGAATACGGTGCCGACCGTTACAGCGATACCATACAAAAGCTTAAGCATGACGTAACGCTGTATCCGTCCGTGTATTTCTCACAGGATCTCCCGAGCAATTATGTGAGCCATCATTTTAACGGTTCCTGGTTTGGAGGCGATGAGGAGAATACCCATAAGAAGATGGTGAATACCTATGGGCTCCTGGAGCGGCTGGTTAATCAGCCCGGTGCTGCAAAAGCGGTAGACAGCATCATTAATGAACATAAAATCATTGATGTGGATCAGGTCCTTGATCTTTTTCCAAAAGAAAGCATCAGGAAATACCTTGAAAAAAGTGCGCCTGAAAGTACAGGGGAAAAATCAGCGTAA
- a CDS encoding alpha-amylase family glycosyl hydrolase encodes MEQPYHPRYLPKKYVEITPPDWIKNATVYELNIRQFSEEGTFKAIEKQLPRLRQMGIDIIWLMPVQPIGKLNRKGSLGSYYSVKDYLEVNPEFGSEEDFRHLVQAIHQEGMYVILDWVANHTSWDNEMVTKHPEWYRKSRKDTFQSTRWRDYDDIIELDYRYPELREYMTEALKFWIKEYDIDGYRCDIASFIPIDFWENVRMELDTIKPVFMLAEAEDRELHRRAFDVTYNWTLWNILHQLALNERSVKILTEAYLAEHVSIFPKDGIRLNFIDNHDKNSWEGNQYSNFGDALEAATVFTVMMDGMPLVYSGQEAGLDRSLQFFEKDPIEWKTHQNEALYTTLFRLKHQNQALWNGRYGGEMVRIMNDRMDQVISFVREKNGDKVLTFMNLSKDSVMVQFDTSFDIGDYTSLFTGQPHTVPETMVLNMAPWEYIILHCEHHE; translated from the coding sequence ATGGAGCAACCTTATCACCCCCGTTACCTGCCTAAAAAATATGTAGAGATCACCCCCCCGGACTGGATCAAGAACGCTACGGTCTATGAGCTTAATATCCGTCAGTTTTCAGAGGAAGGCACTTTTAAAGCCATAGAAAAGCAGCTTCCCAGACTCAGGCAAATGGGTATTGACATCATCTGGCTGATGCCGGTACAGCCTATCGGAAAACTGAACCGCAAAGGAAGCCTTGGAAGTTACTATTCGGTAAAGGATTACCTTGAGGTCAATCCGGAATTCGGCTCAGAGGAAGATTTCCGGCACCTGGTGCAGGCCATCCATCAGGAAGGCATGTATGTGATCCTGGACTGGGTAGCCAATCATACCAGCTGGGATAATGAAATGGTGACAAAACATCCGGAGTGGTACCGGAAATCCAGGAAAGACACTTTTCAGTCTACCCGCTGGAGGGACTATGATGACATCATCGAGCTGGATTACCGGTATCCGGAACTGCGTGAATACATGACCGAAGCCCTGAAATTCTGGATTAAAGAATATGACATCGATGGGTACCGTTGTGATATTGCCAGCTTTATCCCGATTGATTTCTGGGAAAATGTCCGCATGGAACTCGATACTATCAAACCTGTGTTTATGCTGGCAGAAGCCGAAGACCGCGAACTCCACCGCAGGGCATTTGACGTGACCTACAACTGGACGCTCTGGAATATCCTGCATCAGCTTGCCCTCAATGAAAGAAGCGTGAAAATACTTACGGAAGCTTACCTCGCCGAGCACGTCTCTATTTTCCCGAAAGACGGGATCAGGCTGAATTTCATCGACAATCACGATAAAAATTCATGGGAAGGCAATCAGTACAGCAATTTTGGTGATGCCCTGGAAGCCGCTACTGTCTTTACTGTGATGATGGACGGAATGCCGTTGGTCTACAGCGGCCAGGAAGCAGGGCTCGACCGGTCTCTTCAGTTTTTTGAAAAAGACCCTATTGAATGGAAAACCCATCAGAATGAAGCCCTCTATACCACCCTTTTCAGGCTGAAGCATCAAAACCAGGCCCTGTGGAACGGAAGGTACGGCGGCGAAATGGTGAGGATTATGAATGACAGGATGGATCAGGTGATTTCTTTTGTACGCGAAAAGAACGGTGATAAAGTCCTTACTTTCATGAACCTGAGTAAAGACTCGGTCATGGTGCAGTTTGATACATCCTTCGATATTGGCGATTATACCAGCCTTTTTACCGGGCAGCCGCATACCGTGCCGGAAACCATGGTCCTCAATATGGCTCCGTGGGAATACATCATCCTGCACTGTGAACATCATGAATAA